A single Colias croceus chromosome 10, ilColCroc2.1 DNA region contains:
- the LOC123695164 gene encoding heterogeneous nuclear ribonucleoprotein R-like isoform X4: protein MAEGNGEISMEEVPGRDSDVCRTPDYRKLIEYGLDPKVAAKLDDIYKTGKLAHAELDERALDALKEFPSDGALSVLGQFLDSNLEHVSNKSAYLCGVMKTYRQKSRAGVQGAPALAAAVQAKGPDEDKIKQILARTGYTLDVTTGQRKYGGPPPGWEGGTPGAGCEVFCGKIPKDMYEDELIPLFERCGTIWDLRLMMDPMTGTNRGYAFVTFTTRDATQRAVQELDNHEIKPGKTLRIKISVPNLRLFVGNIPKSKGKEEILEEFGKLTAGLVEVIIYSSPDDKKKNRGFCFLEYESHKAASLAKRRLGTGRIKVWGCDIIVDWADPQEEPDEQTMSKVKVLYVRNLTQEITEEALKEEFERYGTVERVKKIKDYAFVHFEDRDCAVKAMQELDGKEMGGARLEVSLAKPPSDKKKKEEILRARERRMTQMIYGRGGCSPVHGALRGRTPQPAPRPPQARGDYDYDYDYYGYGDYRGGYNEPFYRYDEFYFDYAGPPQPSAVRQPPNRAQPDDDVAIGPNTLYYDIAGGIQVPNDGAGSCGTSARWARRGAAAGGRGGARRAARGRRTPSAMRGNPRAKPSLPGKRKLDGGHQNNGGESKPRPQRAREPLSRRHDKLRRGAPRGRRAPRARRHPPGSQQGGPFHFFYVSCFLFDFHVFDFVSRRFRKNLKVGRYEMFRTRVSRCARVFVVLAVYI, encoded by the exons ATGGCGGAAGGCAATGGAGAAATATCCATGGAAGAGGTCCCCGGAAGGGACTCCGATGTTTGTCGAACACCAGATTACCGCAAACTCATAGAGTATGGCTTGGATCCAAAG GTAGCAGCCAAGCTTGATGATATTTATAAGACTGGAAAGCTAGCGCATGCAGAGTTGGACGAGCGTGCGTTAGATGCCTTAAAAGAATTTCCATCCGACGGTGCTTTAAGTGTTCTTGGACAATTTTTAGATTCAAATCTTGAGCATGTATCAAATAAAAGTGCTTATTTATGTGGAGTTATGAAAACCTATAG ACAGAAAAGCAGAGCGGGGGTGCAGGGCGCTCCCGCGCTGGCGGCCGCGGTGCAGGCGAAGGGGCCCGACGAGGACAAGATCAAGCAGATCCTCGCAAGAACCGGATACACGTTAGACGTGACCACTG GTCAGCGCAAGTACGGCGGGCCGCCGCCCGGCTGGGAGGGGGGTACGCCGGGCGCCGGCTGCGAAGTGTTCTGCGGCAAAATCCCCAAGGACATGTACGAGGACGAGCTGATCCCACTGTTCGAGCGCTGCGGCACCATCTGGGACCTGCGCCTCATGATGGACCCCATGACGGGCACCAACCGCGGCTACGCGTTCGTCACGTTCACGACGCGCGACGCCACGCAGCGCGCCGTGCAGGAG CTCGATAATCACGAAATAAAACCTGGGAAGACTCTGAGAATTAAGATTAGCGTACCGAATCTTCGACTTTTCGTCGGCAACATTCCCAAGTCTAAAGGCAAAGAGGAGATACTGGAAGAGTTTGGTAAATTAACAG CTGGACTGGTagaagtaataatttatagttcGCCCGATGATAAGAAGAAAAATAGaggattttgttttttggAATACGAGTCACACAAGGCTGCGTCGTTAGCTAAACGTCGACTGGGCACCGGTAGAATAAAG GTTTGGGGCTGTGATATTATAGTGGATTGGGCTGACCCTCAAGAGGAACCTGACGAACAGACCATGAGCAAA GTAAAGGTGTTATATGTACGGAACCTGACTCAAGAGATAACGGAAGAGGCGCTGAAGGAGGAGTTTGAACGTTACGGGACCGTCGAGCGAGTTAAGAAGATTAAGGATTACGCGTTTGTGCATTTTGAAGACCGAGACTGTGCTGTTAAG GCGATGCAAGAGCTGGACGGCAAGGAGATGGGCGGCGCGCGGCTCGAGGTGTCGCTGGCCAAGCCGCCCTCCGACAAGAAGAAGAAGGAGGAGATACTGCGCGCGCGCGAGCGACGCATGACGCAGATGATCTACGGACGTGGCGg CTGCTCGCCGGTGCACGGCGCGCTGCGCGGCCGCACACCGCAGCCGGCGCCCCGCCCGCCGCAGGCCCGCGGCGACTACG ATTATGATTACGACTATTACGGGTACGGGGATTACCGAGGTGGCTACAATGAGCCATTTTACCGGTACGATGAGTTCTATTTTGATTACGCGGGGCCACCGCAACCGTCCGCCGTCCGCCAGCCTCCCAACAGAGCGCAACCG GACGACGATGTCGCTATCGGGCCCAACACGCTTTACTACGATATAGCCGGAGGCATTCAGGTACCAAACGAT GGGGCTGGGTCATGTGGGACCAGCGCGCGCTGGGCGCGGCGCGGGGCCGCGGCTGGGGGCCGTGGTGGTGCACGTCGCGCCGCTCGTGGCCGCCGCACGCCCAGCGCCATGCGTGGCAACCCGCGCGCCAAGCCAAGTTTACCAG GTAAACGTAAACTGGACGGGGGTCACCAGAACAATGGGGGGGAGAGCAAG CCGCGCCCGCAGCGCGCCCGCGAGCCCCTGTCCCGGAGACACGACAAGCTGCGCAGGGGAGCGCCTCGCGGGCGCCGCGCGCCGCGCGCTCGCCGACACCCCCCCGGAAGTCAGCAAGGAGGGCCGTTCCACTTTTTCTATGTAtcgtgttttttatttgattttcacGTTTTCGATTTTGTATCGCGACGATTCCGTAAAAATCTTAAAGTAGGACGTTATGAAATGTTTCGGACGCGAGTCTCCCGTTGCGCTCGCGTTTTCGTCGTATTAGccgtatatatttaa
- the LOC123695164 gene encoding heterogeneous nuclear ribonucleoprotein R-like isoform X2, with protein sequence MAEGNGEISMEEVPGRDSDVCRTPDYRKLIEYGLDPKVAAKLDDIYKTGKLAHAELDERALDALKEFPSDGALSVLGQFLDSNLEHVSNKSAYLCGVMKTYRQKSRAGVQGAPALAAAVQAKGPDEDKIKQILARTGYTLDVTTGQRKYGGPPPGWEGGTPGAGCEVFCGKIPKDMYEDELIPLFERCGTIWDLRLMMDPMTGTNRGYAFVTFTTRDATQRAVQELNDYEIRKGKKIGVTVSFNNHRLFVGNIPKNRGRDDLFEELTRHAPGLVEVIIYSSPDDKKKNRGFCFLEYESHKAASLAKRRLGTGRIKVWGCDIIVDWADPQEEPDEQTMSKVKVLYVRNLTQEITEEALKEEFERYGTVERVKKIKDYAFVHFEDRDCAVKAMQELDGKEMGGARLEVSLAKPPSDKKKKEEILRARERRMTQMIYGRGGFDWCSCSPVHGALRGRTPQPAPRPPQARGDYDYDYDYYGYGDYRGGYNEPFYRYDEFYFDYAGPPQPSAVRQPPNRAQPDDDVAIGPNTLYYDIAGGIQVPNDGAGSCGTSARWARRGAAAGGRGGARRAARGRRTPSAMRGNPRAKPSLPGKRKLDGGHQNNGGESKPRPQRAREPLSRRHDKLRRGAPRGRRAPRARRHPPGSQQGGPFHFFYVSCFLFDFHVFDFVSRRFRKNLKVGRYEMFRTRVSRCARVFVVLAVYI encoded by the exons ATGGCGGAAGGCAATGGAGAAATATCCATGGAAGAGGTCCCCGGAAGGGACTCCGATGTTTGTCGAACACCAGATTACCGCAAACTCATAGAGTATGGCTTGGATCCAAAG GTAGCAGCCAAGCTTGATGATATTTATAAGACTGGAAAGCTAGCGCATGCAGAGTTGGACGAGCGTGCGTTAGATGCCTTAAAAGAATTTCCATCCGACGGTGCTTTAAGTGTTCTTGGACAATTTTTAGATTCAAATCTTGAGCATGTATCAAATAAAAGTGCTTATTTATGTGGAGTTATGAAAACCTATAG ACAGAAAAGCAGAGCGGGGGTGCAGGGCGCTCCCGCGCTGGCGGCCGCGGTGCAGGCGAAGGGGCCCGACGAGGACAAGATCAAGCAGATCCTCGCAAGAACCGGATACACGTTAGACGTGACCACTG GTCAGCGCAAGTACGGCGGGCCGCCGCCCGGCTGGGAGGGGGGTACGCCGGGCGCCGGCTGCGAAGTGTTCTGCGGCAAAATCCCCAAGGACATGTACGAGGACGAGCTGATCCCACTGTTCGAGCGCTGCGGCACCATCTGGGACCTGCGCCTCATGATGGACCCCATGACGGGCACCAACCGCGGCTACGCGTTCGTCACGTTCACGACGCGCGACGCCACGCAGCGCGCCGTGCAGGAG CTGAATGATTATGAAATTCGAAAGGGGAAAAAGATTGGCGTTACGGTTTCCTTTAACAATCACCGTTTATTCGTGGGGAATATCCCTAAGAATCGAGGTCGGGACGATTTGTTTGAGGAGCTTACTAGGCACGCAC CTGGACTGGTagaagtaataatttatagttcGCCCGATGATAAGAAGAAAAATAGaggattttgttttttggAATACGAGTCACACAAGGCTGCGTCGTTAGCTAAACGTCGACTGGGCACCGGTAGAATAAAG GTTTGGGGCTGTGATATTATAGTGGATTGGGCTGACCCTCAAGAGGAACCTGACGAACAGACCATGAGCAAA GTAAAGGTGTTATATGTACGGAACCTGACTCAAGAGATAACGGAAGAGGCGCTGAAGGAGGAGTTTGAACGTTACGGGACCGTCGAGCGAGTTAAGAAGATTAAGGATTACGCGTTTGTGCATTTTGAAGACCGAGACTGTGCTGTTAAG GCGATGCAAGAGCTGGACGGCAAGGAGATGGGCGGCGCGCGGCTCGAGGTGTCGCTGGCCAAGCCGCCCTCCGACAAGAAGAAGAAGGAGGAGATACTGCGCGCGCGCGAGCGACGCATGACGCAGATGATCTACGGACGTGGCGg ATTTGATTGGTGCAGCTGCTCGCCGGTGCACGGCGCGCTGCGCGGCCGCACACCGCAGCCGGCGCCCCGCCCGCCGCAGGCCCGCGGCGACTACG ATTATGATTACGACTATTACGGGTACGGGGATTACCGAGGTGGCTACAATGAGCCATTTTACCGGTACGATGAGTTCTATTTTGATTACGCGGGGCCACCGCAACCGTCCGCCGTCCGCCAGCCTCCCAACAGAGCGCAACCG GACGACGATGTCGCTATCGGGCCCAACACGCTTTACTACGATATAGCCGGAGGCATTCAGGTACCAAACGAT GGGGCTGGGTCATGTGGGACCAGCGCGCGCTGGGCGCGGCGCGGGGCCGCGGCTGGGGGCCGTGGTGGTGCACGTCGCGCCGCTCGTGGCCGCCGCACGCCCAGCGCCATGCGTGGCAACCCGCGCGCCAAGCCAAGTTTACCAG GTAAACGTAAACTGGACGGGGGTCACCAGAACAATGGGGGGGAGAGCAAG CCGCGCCCGCAGCGCGCCCGCGAGCCCCTGTCCCGGAGACACGACAAGCTGCGCAGGGGAGCGCCTCGCGGGCGCCGCGCGCCGCGCGCTCGCCGACACCCCCCCGGAAGTCAGCAAGGAGGGCCGTTCCACTTTTTCTATGTAtcgtgttttttatttgattttcacGTTTTCGATTTTGTATCGCGACGATTCCGTAAAAATCTTAAAGTAGGACGTTATGAAATGTTTCGGACGCGAGTCTCCCGTTGCGCTCGCGTTTTCGTCGTATTAGccgtatatatttaa
- the LOC123695164 gene encoding heterogeneous nuclear ribonucleoprotein R-like isoform X3 has translation MAEGNGEISMEEVPGRDSDVCRTPDYRKLIEYGLDPKVAAKLDDIYKTGKLAHAELDERALDALKEFPSDGALSVLGQFLDSNLEHVSNKSAYLCGVMKTYRQKSRAGVQGAPALAAAVQAKGPDEDKIKQILARTGYTLDVTTGQRKYGGPPPGWEGGTPGAGCEVFCGKIPKDMYEDELIPLFERCGTIWDLRLMMDPMTGTNRGYAFVTFTTRDATQRAVQELDNHEIKPGKTLRIKISVPNLRLFVGNIPKSKGKEEILEEFGKLTAGLVEVIIYSSPDDKKKNRGFCFLEYESHKAASLAKRRLGTGRIKVWGCDIIVDWADPQEEPDEQTMSKVKVLYVRNLTQEITEEALKEEFERYGTVERVKKIKDYAFVHFEDRDCAVKAMQELDGKEMGGARLEVSLAKPPSDKKKKEEILRARERRMTQMIYGRGGFDWCSCSPVHGALRGRTPQPAPRPPQARGDYDYDYDYYGYGDYRGGYNEPFYRYDEFYFDYAGPPQPSAVRQPPNRAQPDDDVAIGPNTLYYDIAGGIQGAGSCGTSARWARRGAAAGGRGGARRAARGRRTPSAMRGNPRAKPSLPGKRKLDGGHQNNGGESKPRPQRAREPLSRRHDKLRRGAPRGRRAPRARRHPPGSQQGGPFHFFYVSCFLFDFHVFDFVSRRFRKNLKVGRYEMFRTRVSRCARVFVVLAVYI, from the exons ATGGCGGAAGGCAATGGAGAAATATCCATGGAAGAGGTCCCCGGAAGGGACTCCGATGTTTGTCGAACACCAGATTACCGCAAACTCATAGAGTATGGCTTGGATCCAAAG GTAGCAGCCAAGCTTGATGATATTTATAAGACTGGAAAGCTAGCGCATGCAGAGTTGGACGAGCGTGCGTTAGATGCCTTAAAAGAATTTCCATCCGACGGTGCTTTAAGTGTTCTTGGACAATTTTTAGATTCAAATCTTGAGCATGTATCAAATAAAAGTGCTTATTTATGTGGAGTTATGAAAACCTATAG ACAGAAAAGCAGAGCGGGGGTGCAGGGCGCTCCCGCGCTGGCGGCCGCGGTGCAGGCGAAGGGGCCCGACGAGGACAAGATCAAGCAGATCCTCGCAAGAACCGGATACACGTTAGACGTGACCACTG GTCAGCGCAAGTACGGCGGGCCGCCGCCCGGCTGGGAGGGGGGTACGCCGGGCGCCGGCTGCGAAGTGTTCTGCGGCAAAATCCCCAAGGACATGTACGAGGACGAGCTGATCCCACTGTTCGAGCGCTGCGGCACCATCTGGGACCTGCGCCTCATGATGGACCCCATGACGGGCACCAACCGCGGCTACGCGTTCGTCACGTTCACGACGCGCGACGCCACGCAGCGCGCCGTGCAGGAG CTCGATAATCACGAAATAAAACCTGGGAAGACTCTGAGAATTAAGATTAGCGTACCGAATCTTCGACTTTTCGTCGGCAACATTCCCAAGTCTAAAGGCAAAGAGGAGATACTGGAAGAGTTTGGTAAATTAACAG CTGGACTGGTagaagtaataatttatagttcGCCCGATGATAAGAAGAAAAATAGaggattttgttttttggAATACGAGTCACACAAGGCTGCGTCGTTAGCTAAACGTCGACTGGGCACCGGTAGAATAAAG GTTTGGGGCTGTGATATTATAGTGGATTGGGCTGACCCTCAAGAGGAACCTGACGAACAGACCATGAGCAAA GTAAAGGTGTTATATGTACGGAACCTGACTCAAGAGATAACGGAAGAGGCGCTGAAGGAGGAGTTTGAACGTTACGGGACCGTCGAGCGAGTTAAGAAGATTAAGGATTACGCGTTTGTGCATTTTGAAGACCGAGACTGTGCTGTTAAG GCGATGCAAGAGCTGGACGGCAAGGAGATGGGCGGCGCGCGGCTCGAGGTGTCGCTGGCCAAGCCGCCCTCCGACAAGAAGAAGAAGGAGGAGATACTGCGCGCGCGCGAGCGACGCATGACGCAGATGATCTACGGACGTGGCGg ATTTGATTGGTGCAGCTGCTCGCCGGTGCACGGCGCGCTGCGCGGCCGCACACCGCAGCCGGCGCCCCGCCCGCCGCAGGCCCGCGGCGACTACG ATTATGATTACGACTATTACGGGTACGGGGATTACCGAGGTGGCTACAATGAGCCATTTTACCGGTACGATGAGTTCTATTTTGATTACGCGGGGCCACCGCAACCGTCCGCCGTCCGCCAGCCTCCCAACAGAGCGCAACCG GACGACGATGTCGCTATCGGGCCCAACACGCTTTACTACGATATAGCCGGAGGCATTCAG GGGGCTGGGTCATGTGGGACCAGCGCGCGCTGGGCGCGGCGCGGGGCCGCGGCTGGGGGCCGTGGTGGTGCACGTCGCGCCGCTCGTGGCCGCCGCACGCCCAGCGCCATGCGTGGCAACCCGCGCGCCAAGCCAAGTTTACCAG GTAAACGTAAACTGGACGGGGGTCACCAGAACAATGGGGGGGAGAGCAAG CCGCGCCCGCAGCGCGCCCGCGAGCCCCTGTCCCGGAGACACGACAAGCTGCGCAGGGGAGCGCCTCGCGGGCGCCGCGCGCCGCGCGCTCGCCGACACCCCCCCGGAAGTCAGCAAGGAGGGCCGTTCCACTTTTTCTATGTAtcgtgttttttatttgattttcacGTTTTCGATTTTGTATCGCGACGATTCCGTAAAAATCTTAAAGTAGGACGTTATGAAATGTTTCGGACGCGAGTCTCCCGTTGCGCTCGCGTTTTCGTCGTATTAGccgtatatatttaa
- the LOC123695164 gene encoding heterogeneous nuclear ribonucleoprotein R-like isoform X5 — protein MAEGNGEISMEEVPGRDSDVCRTPDYRKLIEYGLDPKVAAKLDDIYKTGKLAHAELDERALDALKEFPSDGALSVLGQFLDSNLEHVSNKSAYLCGVMKTYRQKSRAGVQGAPALAAAVQAKGPDEDKIKQILARTGYTLDVTTGQRKYGGPPPGWEGGTPGAGCEVFCGKIPKDMYEDELIPLFERCGTIWDLRLMMDPMTGTNRGYAFVTFTTRDATQRAVQELDNHEIKPGKTLRIKISVPNLRLFVGNIPKSKGKEEILEEFGKLTAGLVEVIIYSSPDDKKKNRGFCFLEYESHKAASLAKRRLGTGRIKVWGCDIIVDWADPQEEPDEQTMSKVKVLYVRNLTQEITEEALKEEFERYGTVERVKKIKDYAFVHFEDRDCAVKAMQELDGKEMGGARLEVSLAKPPSDKKKKEEILRARERRMTQMIYGRGGFDWCSCSPVHGALRGRTPQPAPRPPQARGDYDYDYDYYGYGDYRGGYNEPFYRYDEFYFDYAGPPQPSAVRQPPNRAQPGAGSCGTSARWARRGAAAGGRGGARRAARGRRTPSAMRGNPRAKPSLPGKRKLDGGHQNNGGESKPRPQRAREPLSRRHDKLRRGAPRGRRAPRARRHPPGSQQGGPFHFFYVSCFLFDFHVFDFVSRRFRKNLKVGRYEMFRTRVSRCARVFVVLAVYI, from the exons ATGGCGGAAGGCAATGGAGAAATATCCATGGAAGAGGTCCCCGGAAGGGACTCCGATGTTTGTCGAACACCAGATTACCGCAAACTCATAGAGTATGGCTTGGATCCAAAG GTAGCAGCCAAGCTTGATGATATTTATAAGACTGGAAAGCTAGCGCATGCAGAGTTGGACGAGCGTGCGTTAGATGCCTTAAAAGAATTTCCATCCGACGGTGCTTTAAGTGTTCTTGGACAATTTTTAGATTCAAATCTTGAGCATGTATCAAATAAAAGTGCTTATTTATGTGGAGTTATGAAAACCTATAG ACAGAAAAGCAGAGCGGGGGTGCAGGGCGCTCCCGCGCTGGCGGCCGCGGTGCAGGCGAAGGGGCCCGACGAGGACAAGATCAAGCAGATCCTCGCAAGAACCGGATACACGTTAGACGTGACCACTG GTCAGCGCAAGTACGGCGGGCCGCCGCCCGGCTGGGAGGGGGGTACGCCGGGCGCCGGCTGCGAAGTGTTCTGCGGCAAAATCCCCAAGGACATGTACGAGGACGAGCTGATCCCACTGTTCGAGCGCTGCGGCACCATCTGGGACCTGCGCCTCATGATGGACCCCATGACGGGCACCAACCGCGGCTACGCGTTCGTCACGTTCACGACGCGCGACGCCACGCAGCGCGCCGTGCAGGAG CTCGATAATCACGAAATAAAACCTGGGAAGACTCTGAGAATTAAGATTAGCGTACCGAATCTTCGACTTTTCGTCGGCAACATTCCCAAGTCTAAAGGCAAAGAGGAGATACTGGAAGAGTTTGGTAAATTAACAG CTGGACTGGTagaagtaataatttatagttcGCCCGATGATAAGAAGAAAAATAGaggattttgttttttggAATACGAGTCACACAAGGCTGCGTCGTTAGCTAAACGTCGACTGGGCACCGGTAGAATAAAG GTTTGGGGCTGTGATATTATAGTGGATTGGGCTGACCCTCAAGAGGAACCTGACGAACAGACCATGAGCAAA GTAAAGGTGTTATATGTACGGAACCTGACTCAAGAGATAACGGAAGAGGCGCTGAAGGAGGAGTTTGAACGTTACGGGACCGTCGAGCGAGTTAAGAAGATTAAGGATTACGCGTTTGTGCATTTTGAAGACCGAGACTGTGCTGTTAAG GCGATGCAAGAGCTGGACGGCAAGGAGATGGGCGGCGCGCGGCTCGAGGTGTCGCTGGCCAAGCCGCCCTCCGACAAGAAGAAGAAGGAGGAGATACTGCGCGCGCGCGAGCGACGCATGACGCAGATGATCTACGGACGTGGCGg ATTTGATTGGTGCAGCTGCTCGCCGGTGCACGGCGCGCTGCGCGGCCGCACACCGCAGCCGGCGCCCCGCCCGCCGCAGGCCCGCGGCGACTACG ATTATGATTACGACTATTACGGGTACGGGGATTACCGAGGTGGCTACAATGAGCCATTTTACCGGTACGATGAGTTCTATTTTGATTACGCGGGGCCACCGCAACCGTCCGCCGTCCGCCAGCCTCCCAACAGAGCGCAACCG GGGGCTGGGTCATGTGGGACCAGCGCGCGCTGGGCGCGGCGCGGGGCCGCGGCTGGGGGCCGTGGTGGTGCACGTCGCGCCGCTCGTGGCCGCCGCACGCCCAGCGCCATGCGTGGCAACCCGCGCGCCAAGCCAAGTTTACCAG GTAAACGTAAACTGGACGGGGGTCACCAGAACAATGGGGGGGAGAGCAAG CCGCGCCCGCAGCGCGCCCGCGAGCCCCTGTCCCGGAGACACGACAAGCTGCGCAGGGGAGCGCCTCGCGGGCGCCGCGCGCCGCGCGCTCGCCGACACCCCCCCGGAAGTCAGCAAGGAGGGCCGTTCCACTTTTTCTATGTAtcgtgttttttatttgattttcacGTTTTCGATTTTGTATCGCGACGATTCCGTAAAAATCTTAAAGTAGGACGTTATGAAATGTTTCGGACGCGAGTCTCCCGTTGCGCTCGCGTTTTCGTCGTATTAGccgtatatatttaa
- the LOC123695164 gene encoding heterogeneous nuclear ribonucleoprotein R-like isoform X1 yields the protein MAEGNGEISMEEVPGRDSDVCRTPDYRKLIEYGLDPKVAAKLDDIYKTGKLAHAELDERALDALKEFPSDGALSVLGQFLDSNLEHVSNKSAYLCGVMKTYRQKSRAGVQGAPALAAAVQAKGPDEDKIKQILARTGYTLDVTTGQRKYGGPPPGWEGGTPGAGCEVFCGKIPKDMYEDELIPLFERCGTIWDLRLMMDPMTGTNRGYAFVTFTTRDATQRAVQELDNHEIKPGKTLRIKISVPNLRLFVGNIPKSKGKEEILEEFGKLTAGLVEVIIYSSPDDKKKNRGFCFLEYESHKAASLAKRRLGTGRIKVWGCDIIVDWADPQEEPDEQTMSKVKVLYVRNLTQEITEEALKEEFERYGTVERVKKIKDYAFVHFEDRDCAVKAMQELDGKEMGGARLEVSLAKPPSDKKKKEEILRARERRMTQMIYGRGGFDWCSCSPVHGALRGRTPQPAPRPPQARGDYDYDYDYYGYGDYRGGYNEPFYRYDEFYFDYAGPPQPSAVRQPPNRAQPDDDVAIGPNTLYYDIAGGIQVPNDGAGSCGTSARWARRGAAAGGRGGARRAARGRRTPSAMRGNPRAKPSLPGKRKLDGGHQNNGGESKPRPQRAREPLSRRHDKLRRGAPRGRRAPRARRHPPGSQQGGPFHFFYVSCFLFDFHVFDFVSRRFRKNLKVGRYEMFRTRVSRCARVFVVLAVYI from the exons ATGGCGGAAGGCAATGGAGAAATATCCATGGAAGAGGTCCCCGGAAGGGACTCCGATGTTTGTCGAACACCAGATTACCGCAAACTCATAGAGTATGGCTTGGATCCAAAG GTAGCAGCCAAGCTTGATGATATTTATAAGACTGGAAAGCTAGCGCATGCAGAGTTGGACGAGCGTGCGTTAGATGCCTTAAAAGAATTTCCATCCGACGGTGCTTTAAGTGTTCTTGGACAATTTTTAGATTCAAATCTTGAGCATGTATCAAATAAAAGTGCTTATTTATGTGGAGTTATGAAAACCTATAG ACAGAAAAGCAGAGCGGGGGTGCAGGGCGCTCCCGCGCTGGCGGCCGCGGTGCAGGCGAAGGGGCCCGACGAGGACAAGATCAAGCAGATCCTCGCAAGAACCGGATACACGTTAGACGTGACCACTG GTCAGCGCAAGTACGGCGGGCCGCCGCCCGGCTGGGAGGGGGGTACGCCGGGCGCCGGCTGCGAAGTGTTCTGCGGCAAAATCCCCAAGGACATGTACGAGGACGAGCTGATCCCACTGTTCGAGCGCTGCGGCACCATCTGGGACCTGCGCCTCATGATGGACCCCATGACGGGCACCAACCGCGGCTACGCGTTCGTCACGTTCACGACGCGCGACGCCACGCAGCGCGCCGTGCAGGAG CTCGATAATCACGAAATAAAACCTGGGAAGACTCTGAGAATTAAGATTAGCGTACCGAATCTTCGACTTTTCGTCGGCAACATTCCCAAGTCTAAAGGCAAAGAGGAGATACTGGAAGAGTTTGGTAAATTAACAG CTGGACTGGTagaagtaataatttatagttcGCCCGATGATAAGAAGAAAAATAGaggattttgttttttggAATACGAGTCACACAAGGCTGCGTCGTTAGCTAAACGTCGACTGGGCACCGGTAGAATAAAG GTTTGGGGCTGTGATATTATAGTGGATTGGGCTGACCCTCAAGAGGAACCTGACGAACAGACCATGAGCAAA GTAAAGGTGTTATATGTACGGAACCTGACTCAAGAGATAACGGAAGAGGCGCTGAAGGAGGAGTTTGAACGTTACGGGACCGTCGAGCGAGTTAAGAAGATTAAGGATTACGCGTTTGTGCATTTTGAAGACCGAGACTGTGCTGTTAAG GCGATGCAAGAGCTGGACGGCAAGGAGATGGGCGGCGCGCGGCTCGAGGTGTCGCTGGCCAAGCCGCCCTCCGACAAGAAGAAGAAGGAGGAGATACTGCGCGCGCGCGAGCGACGCATGACGCAGATGATCTACGGACGTGGCGg ATTTGATTGGTGCAGCTGCTCGCCGGTGCACGGCGCGCTGCGCGGCCGCACACCGCAGCCGGCGCCCCGCCCGCCGCAGGCCCGCGGCGACTACG ATTATGATTACGACTATTACGGGTACGGGGATTACCGAGGTGGCTACAATGAGCCATTTTACCGGTACGATGAGTTCTATTTTGATTACGCGGGGCCACCGCAACCGTCCGCCGTCCGCCAGCCTCCCAACAGAGCGCAACCG GACGACGATGTCGCTATCGGGCCCAACACGCTTTACTACGATATAGCCGGAGGCATTCAGGTACCAAACGAT GGGGCTGGGTCATGTGGGACCAGCGCGCGCTGGGCGCGGCGCGGGGCCGCGGCTGGGGGCCGTGGTGGTGCACGTCGCGCCGCTCGTGGCCGCCGCACGCCCAGCGCCATGCGTGGCAACCCGCGCGCCAAGCCAAGTTTACCAG GTAAACGTAAACTGGACGGGGGTCACCAGAACAATGGGGGGGAGAGCAAG CCGCGCCCGCAGCGCGCCCGCGAGCCCCTGTCCCGGAGACACGACAAGCTGCGCAGGGGAGCGCCTCGCGGGCGCCGCGCGCCGCGCGCTCGCCGACACCCCCCCGGAAGTCAGCAAGGAGGGCCGTTCCACTTTTTCTATGTAtcgtgttttttatttgattttcacGTTTTCGATTTTGTATCGCGACGATTCCGTAAAAATCTTAAAGTAGGACGTTATGAAATGTTTCGGACGCGAGTCTCCCGTTGCGCTCGCGTTTTCGTCGTATTAGccgtatatatttaa